A genome region from Myroides fluvii includes the following:
- a CDS encoding ion transporter — protein MRRRLKNKWDILKQKIYIIIYGSNTFAGKLFDLVLLAVILLSVILVMLESIESYDMKHHTLLKVLEWVITIFFTIEYILRIICNKQPLKYIFSFYGIVDLISIMPMYLSFFVSDLGVLSVVRALRLLRLFGILNLVPYIGQESNLKLAIKASRTKIIVFIYFIVVVSILLGALMYVIEGKDNGFTSIPRSIYWCIVTLTTVGYGDIAPQTTIGQMIASFIMIMGYGIIAVPTGIVTAEFTSLKRNKSIDARRRRTCSSCTTTIYDDDANYCYNCGQKLGDVFTR, from the coding sequence TTGAGACGCAGACTAAAAAATAAGTGGGATATTCTGAAACAGAAGATTTATATCATCATCTATGGTTCTAATACTTTTGCGGGTAAACTATTCGATTTAGTTTTACTAGCCGTGATTCTATTGAGTGTGATTTTGGTTATGTTGGAGTCGATTGAAAGCTACGACATGAAGCATCACACCCTATTGAAAGTATTAGAATGGGTGATTACTATTTTCTTTACGATTGAATACATCTTGCGGATTATCTGCAACAAACAACCGCTAAAGTATATTTTTAGCTTTTATGGTATTGTCGATTTAATCTCGATTATGCCGATGTATTTGTCGTTCTTCGTTTCGGATTTAGGTGTTTTATCTGTCGTTCGAGCCCTGCGTTTACTGCGCTTATTTGGTATTTTAAATCTCGTCCCTTATATTGGACAAGAGTCAAACTTAAAACTCGCCATCAAAGCCAGTCGAACAAAAATCATTGTTTTTATCTACTTTATTGTCGTGGTTTCTATTTTATTAGGCGCTTTAATGTATGTAATTGAAGGAAAAGACAATGGTTTTACGAGTATTCCGAGAAGTATCTATTGGTGTATTGTAACCCTAACCACAGTGGGATATGGAGATATTGCACCCCAGACGACTATCGGACAGATGATTGCTTCGTTTATTATGATTATGGGATACGGTATTATTGCCGTTCCGACTGGAATTGTAACCGCTGAATTTACCAGTTTAAAGCGCAATAAGAGCATTGACGCTAGACGAAGAAGAACGTGTTCTTCTTGTACAACAACAATTTATGATGATGACGCAAATTATTGTTATAATTGCGGCCAAAAATTAGGAGATGTCTTTACCCGATAA
- the miaA gene encoding tRNA (adenosine(37)-N6)-dimethylallyltransferase MiaA, whose amino-acid sequence MSLPDNTHYLLVVIGPTAIGKTALAIQLAQHFQCEILSCDSRQFFKEMTLGTAVPSKEELAAVPHHFIQHISIEDSYSVGDFERDAMAHLDRLFQQNKVQVMVGGSGLYVNAILEGLDEFPDIDPRIREELNQALEEKGLPYLQEKLRELDPVHYKKVALDNPQRVTRALEVSIGTGQPYSSFLAKKKVKRNFVPIVIGLEAPREIMYERINKRVDLMLEAGLVEEVKALIPHQTLNALQTVGYRELFHYLNGNGTLEEAVEEIKKNTRRFAKRQITWFKRTPNATWYGYQTDPERIITDITQQLN is encoded by the coding sequence ATGTCTTTACCCGATAATACCCATTATTTACTCGTCGTTATTGGCCCAACCGCCATCGGAAAAACGGCTCTAGCTATTCAATTAGCTCAACATTTTCAATGTGAAATTCTATCCTGTGATAGCCGTCAGTTCTTTAAAGAAATGACGCTGGGTACTGCAGTGCCTTCCAAAGAGGAACTAGCAGCAGTGCCACATCACTTTATTCAACATATCAGTATTGAGGATTCCTATTCGGTTGGGGATTTTGAACGCGATGCCATGGCGCATTTAGACCGCTTATTTCAACAAAATAAGGTTCAAGTGATGGTTGGTGGATCCGGTTTATACGTCAATGCCATCTTAGAAGGATTGGATGAGTTTCCGGATATTGATCCTCGCATACGCGAAGAACTCAACCAAGCGTTAGAAGAAAAAGGCTTGCCTTACCTTCAAGAGAAATTAAGAGAACTAGACCCGGTACACTATAAAAAAGTGGCGCTAGACAACCCTCAACGTGTCACTCGCGCGTTGGAGGTATCGATCGGCACAGGACAACCCTATTCTAGTTTTTTAGCAAAGAAAAAGGTCAAGCGCAACTTTGTTCCTATCGTTATTGGATTAGAAGCACCCCGTGAGATTATGTACGAGCGCATCAACAAACGCGTAGACCTTATGCTGGAAGCGGGCCTAGTAGAAGAAGTGAAGGCCTTGATTCCCCATCAAACATTAAATGCCTTACAAACAGTAGGCTATCGCGAGCTCTTCCATTATTTAAATGGCAATGGAACACTCGAAGAAGCTGTAGAAGAAATTAAAAAGAATACGCGTCGTTTTGCCAAGAGACAAATTACTTGGTTCAAACGAACACCAAATGCTACTTGGTATGGGTATCAAACCGATCCAGAACGCATTATTACCGATATTACCCAGCAACTAAACTAA
- a CDS encoding exonuclease domain-containing protein produces the protein MYAVLDIETTGGQFNEEGITEIAIYKFDGHQIVDQLISLVNPEKEIQPFVVKLTGINSAMLRLAPKFHELAKRIIEMTEDCVLVAHNAAFDYRVLRNEFSRLGYDFKKDTLCTVELAQKLLPEMPSYSLGKLVRNLGIPLADRHRAYGDALATLKLFQLLLSKDTEKTILTSMIKSDIKTGLNPKFFDITDNLPTSVGIYYIHNEEGVIIYIGKSRNIKKKIMQHFTNNSVLFKKVQKETYTVTFEKTGTELIAILKEAEEVLLNKPKYNRVTKKGIFPYSLYIKTNLQGYFYFSLEKTDGRKKNHMAFTSLAEGRKFVDKITADFEPPFYVEVLHEKKSKKVTEETFCTTFDIAFKEYNTLLLNLLQNYDLDEGNVLILDKGRTINERSAVVIESGKLLGYCFYDLNYQINDPARIAANLTPITFHRNNRNIILNYLNKKAGYKLIHY, from the coding sequence TTGTACGCAGTTTTAGATATAGAGACCACAGGTGGTCAGTTTAATGAAGAAGGGATAACCGAGATTGCCATTTATAAATTTGATGGTCATCAAATCGTTGACCAACTCATTAGCTTAGTAAATCCCGAAAAAGAAATACAACCCTTCGTTGTCAAACTAACGGGGATCAATAGCGCTATGCTACGCCTAGCACCTAAATTTCACGAATTAGCTAAACGCATTATCGAAATGACAGAAGATTGTGTACTTGTTGCTCATAACGCTGCTTTTGATTATCGCGTATTGCGCAATGAGTTTAGTCGTTTGGGCTATGATTTTAAAAAAGACACCCTGTGTACGGTTGAGCTCGCTCAAAAACTATTACCTGAAATGCCGTCGTATAGCTTGGGAAAATTAGTGCGTAACTTGGGCATTCCCTTGGCTGATCGACACCGTGCTTATGGTGATGCACTCGCAACCCTAAAACTCTTTCAATTACTCTTATCCAAAGACACCGAAAAAACAATTCTAACAAGTATGATTAAGTCTGATATTAAAACAGGACTTAATCCCAAGTTTTTTGACATTACAGATAACCTCCCTACTTCTGTGGGTATTTATTATATTCACAACGAAGAAGGCGTGATTATTTACATTGGTAAAAGTCGCAACATCAAGAAGAAAATCATGCAGCACTTTACCAATAATTCGGTGCTATTCAAAAAGGTACAAAAGGAAACCTATACGGTTACTTTTGAGAAAACGGGAACTGAATTAATTGCTATTTTAAAAGAAGCAGAAGAGGTTCTTTTAAATAAGCCTAAATACAACAGGGTGACCAAAAAGGGAATCTTCCCCTACTCCCTCTATATTAAAACAAACCTACAAGGGTATTTTTATTTTAGTTTAGAAAAAACCGATGGCCGCAAGAAAAATCACATGGCTTTTACCTCTTTGGCAGAGGGAAGAAAATTCGTAGATAAAATTACAGCGGATTTTGAACCTCCTTTTTATGTAGAAGTACTCCATGAAAAAAAATCAAAAAAAGTTACAGAAGAAACTTTTTGTACTACATTTGATATTGCTTTCAAAGAATATAATACACTATTACTTAATCTATTACAAAATTACGACCTAGATGAAGGCAATGTATTGATTCTCGATAAAGGACGTACTATCAACGAAAGAAGTGCCGTTGTCATAGAAAGCGGTAAATTATTAGGCTATTGTTTTTACGATTTGAATTATCAAATCAACGACCCTGCTAGAATTGCAGCAAACCTTACGCCTATTACTTTTCACCGCAACAACAGAAATATTATACTCAATTATTTGAATAAGAAAGCTGGTTATAAATTAATCCATTATTAA
- the glyA gene encoding serine hydroxymethyltransferase, which yields MRRDTEIFDLIVEEGDRQVHGLELIASENFVSEQTMEAAGSCLTNKYAEGYPNKRYYGGCEVVDVVEQIAIDRAKALFGAEYVNVQPHSGSQANTAVLSACLKPGDKILGFDLSHGGHLTHGSPVNFSGKLYNPVFYGVEQETGLLNYDKIAEIAKKEMPQLIIAGASAYSRDMDFKRFREIADSVGALLMADIAHPAGLIAKGLMNDPVPHCHIITTTTHKTLRGPRGGMIMIGKDFPNPFGLTTPKGEVRMMSALLDSAVFPGNQGGPLMHIIAAKAVAFGEALTDEFFTYMLQVQKNAKAMADAFVKRGYNIISGGTDNHMMLIDLRNKNISGKDAEQALVKAEITVNKNMVPFDDKSPFVTSGIRIGTPAITTRGLKEADMETIVALIDRVIMDHTNEDVIEEVADQVNEMMAERPMFVW from the coding sequence ATGAGAAGAGATACAGAAATTTTCGACTTAATCGTAGAAGAAGGGGATAGACAAGTACACGGTCTTGAGCTAATTGCCTCTGAAAACTTTGTAAGTGAACAAACGATGGAAGCAGCCGGATCTTGTTTAACGAATAAATACGCAGAAGGTTATCCAAACAAGCGCTACTATGGAGGATGTGAAGTAGTAGACGTAGTAGAGCAAATTGCTATTGACCGCGCAAAAGCTCTTTTTGGTGCTGAATACGTGAATGTTCAACCTCACTCTGGATCACAAGCGAATACAGCTGTTTTGTCTGCTTGTTTAAAACCAGGTGATAAAATCTTAGGATTTGATTTATCGCATGGTGGACACTTAACCCATGGATCACCAGTGAACTTCTCTGGAAAATTGTACAATCCAGTATTTTACGGAGTAGAGCAAGAAACAGGATTATTAAATTACGATAAAATCGCAGAAATAGCGAAAAAAGAAATGCCACAGTTAATTATTGCTGGTGCTTCTGCTTATTCTCGTGATATGGACTTCAAACGCTTTAGAGAAATTGCGGATAGCGTAGGAGCTTTATTGATGGCTGACATTGCTCACCCAGCGGGATTAATCGCTAAAGGATTGATGAATGACCCAGTGCCTCATTGTCATATCATTACGACAACGACACACAAAACATTGCGTGGACCACGTGGAGGAATGATCATGATTGGAAAAGATTTCCCTAACCCTTTCGGTTTAACAACACCAAAAGGAGAAGTACGCATGATGTCTGCTTTGTTGGATAGCGCTGTATTCCCTGGAAACCAAGGGGGACCATTGATGCACATCATCGCTGCTAAAGCAGTAGCTTTTGGTGAAGCATTAACGGATGAGTTCTTTACTTATATGTTACAAGTACAGAAAAATGCAAAAGCAATGGCAGATGCATTCGTGAAAAGAGGATATAACATCATCTCGGGAGGAACAGATAACCACATGATGCTGATCGACTTGAGAAACAAAAATATTTCAGGAAAAGACGCAGAACAAGCGTTAGTAAAAGCTGAAATTACAGTAAATAAAAACATGGTGCCATTTGATGACAAATCGCCATTCGTAACTTCAGGTATTCGCATTGGAACACCCGCAATTACTACTAGAGGATTGAAAGAAGCAGATATGGAAACAATCGTTGCTTTAATCGATAGAGTAATTATGGATCACACCAACGAAGACGTAATCGAAGAAGTAGCAGATCAAGTAAACGAAATGATGGCGGAACGCCCGATGTTTGTTTGGTAA
- a CDS encoding DUF1015 domain-containing protein produces MAKIIPFQGIRPTRDKANLVTCRSFEDYNAVELAYLLDYNPFSFLHVLNPAYVNPQKVTSDKRFKMVAAKFNDFKREGILTKEDKPVLYLYQIETKSWKFTGIVAGTCIEDYENNIIKRHEDTLEYRVNLFKEYLYHSRFNTEPVLMMYPDRENINTWIAQYKENRPIYDFTTVTKERHTIWKVDDQACIDWICQEFDNIPEMYIADGHHRFASAALLKRENGFEPHSHSNTVMTFLIAENNIKIYEFNRIIHDLNNHTKEEFLALLSEKFNVKNKQQQLWKPSKKMEFGMYLDGDFYSLKLKDKIKTDDILMQLDAQILYDAVLNPILGLDDLRNDARIDYVPGNESIVAIKELVDDGEYEVGFMLYPTNVQEIKLVADHDLIMPPKSTYIEPKFMNGLLTYEI; encoded by the coding sequence ATGGCAAAAATAATTCCTTTTCAGGGCATACGCCCTACACGAGATAAAGCTAATCTGGTCACTTGTCGATCTTTCGAAGATTACAATGCCGTGGAATTAGCCTATCTTTTAGATTACAATCCCTTTTCATTTCTACACGTTTTAAACCCCGCTTATGTCAACCCTCAAAAGGTTACCAGTGACAAGCGCTTTAAAATGGTAGCTGCTAAATTTAACGATTTTAAAAGGGAAGGAATCTTAACAAAGGAAGATAAACCCGTTTTGTACCTCTATCAAATAGAAACTAAAAGCTGGAAATTTACAGGTATTGTTGCAGGAACTTGTATCGAAGACTATGAAAATAACATTATCAAAAGACACGAAGACACGCTAGAATATCGCGTTAATCTCTTCAAAGAATACCTCTATCACAGTCGATTTAATACAGAACCGGTATTGATGATGTACCCCGATAGAGAAAACATTAATACTTGGATTGCCCAATACAAAGAAAATCGACCAATTTACGATTTTACAACAGTGACCAAAGAGCGACATACCATTTGGAAAGTCGATGATCAAGCCTGTATTGATTGGATTTGTCAAGAATTTGACAACATTCCAGAAATGTACATTGCAGACGGACACCATCGCTTTGCGTCAGCCGCTCTACTCAAAAGAGAAAATGGATTTGAACCGCATTCACACAGCAATACGGTTATGACCTTTTTAATTGCAGAGAACAACATTAAAATTTACGAGTTTAATCGCATTATCCACGATTTAAACAACCATACAAAAGAGGAGTTTTTAGCTTTATTAAGTGAGAAATTCAACGTAAAAAACAAGCAACAACAATTGTGGAAACCCTCCAAAAAGATGGAATTTGGCATGTACTTGGATGGGGATTTTTACTCCCTTAAACTCAAGGATAAAATAAAAACAGACGATATTTTAATGCAACTGGATGCACAAATCTTATACGATGCTGTTTTAAACCCTATCTTAGGGTTAGATGATTTGAGAAATGATGCTCGAATTGATTACGTTCCTGGGAATGAATCCATCGTAGCCATTAAAGAATTAGTGGATGATGGAGAATATGAGGTTGGTTTTATGTTATATCCAACCAATGTACAGGAGATTAAATTAGTAGCGGACCATGATTTGATTATGCCGCCAAAGAGCACCTACATAGAACCTAAATTTATGAATGGCCTATTAACCTACGAAATTTAA
- a CDS encoding YggS family pyridoxal phosphate-dependent enzyme — protein MSRIAENLKRIKADLPEQVQLVAVSKTKPNTAILEAYEAGQRVFGENKIQEMTHKYDALPKDIAWHMIGHVQRNKVKDMAPFVALIHAVDSLRLLTEIDKQAKRNNRVIPCLLQLFIADEETKFGLSEEELFELLDSAEFKALNNIKIQGLMGMATFTENQDQIKQEFSTLQLIFEKVQTYNHLPNVACDTLSMGMSNDYQIAIGCGSTMIRIGSTIFGERNYELNK, from the coding sequence ATGTCAAGGATTGCTGAGAATCTAAAACGAATTAAAGCTGATTTACCGGAACAGGTTCAGCTAGTAGCTGTTTCTAAAACCAAGCCCAATACGGCTATTTTAGAAGCATATGAAGCAGGACAAAGAGTTTTCGGTGAGAATAAAATACAAGAAATGACGCACAAATATGACGCGCTACCGAAAGATATAGCCTGGCATATGATTGGACATGTACAACGCAACAAAGTGAAGGATATGGCGCCGTTCGTCGCTCTAATTCACGCGGTTGACAGCTTGCGCTTGTTGACGGAAATTGATAAACAAGCCAAGCGCAATAACCGCGTTATTCCTTGTTTATTACAACTGTTTATTGCCGATGAAGAAACAAAGTTTGGCCTAAGTGAAGAAGAACTATTCGAGCTTTTGGACAGTGCGGAATTCAAAGCCCTAAACAACATTAAGATCCAAGGTTTAATGGGAATGGCTACATTCACAGAAAATCAAGATCAAATTAAACAAGAATTTTCTACCTTACAACTTATTTTTGAAAAGGTACAAACCTATAATCACTTGCCTAATGTAGCTTGTGATACCTTATCCATGGGAATGAGTAATGACTATCAAATTGCCATTGGATGCGGAAGTACAATGATTAGAATAGGAAGTACAATTTTTGGAGAACGCAATTACGAATTAAACAAATAG
- a CDS encoding cell division ATP-binding protein FtsE translates to MSQVILSLTGVNIYQNKHQVLSNVNLEVNKGEFLYIIGKTGAGKSSFMKMLYADLALTEGEGTIVDYDLKQLKEKDIPYLRRSLGIVFQDFKLLPDRDVYGNLQFALRATGWGEQEAIDRRIQEVLERVGMLSHLKKMPHQLSGGEQQRIAIARALLNDPDLILADEPTGNLDPQTSSEVMELLLEINKNGRTIIMVTHDYALLLKYPAKTLKCDDGSLFEVIHRTS, encoded by the coding sequence ATGTCACAAGTAATTTTATCTTTAACGGGGGTAAATATTTACCAAAACAAACACCAAGTTTTATCTAATGTAAACTTAGAGGTGAACAAAGGTGAATTCCTTTATATTATTGGTAAAACAGGAGCAGGAAAAAGTAGTTTCATGAAAATGCTCTATGCGGATTTAGCTTTAACTGAGGGGGAAGGTACCATTGTTGACTATGATTTAAAACAGTTAAAAGAAAAGGATATTCCTTACTTACGTCGTTCGTTAGGCATTGTGTTTCAGGATTTTAAATTACTACCTGACCGCGATGTGTACGGCAATTTACAATTTGCTTTAAGAGCCACTGGATGGGGAGAACAAGAAGCCATTGACAGACGCATTCAAGAAGTATTGGAGCGCGTGGGTATGTTGTCTCATTTGAAGAAAATGCCACACCAACTTTCGGGTGGAGAACAACAGCGTATTGCTATCGCCCGTGCTCTATTAAATGATCCTGATTTGATTTTAGCGGATGAGCCTACAGGAAACTTAGACCCTCAAACCAGCTCAGAAGTAATGGAGCTATTGCTAGAAATCAATAAAAATGGCCGTACGATTATCATGGTCACGCATGATTATGCTCTACTGTTGAAATATCCAGCAAAGACCTTAAAATGCGACGATGGTTCACTGTTTGAAGTGATTCACCGCACCTCATAA
- a CDS encoding acyl-[acyl-carrier-protein] thioesterase: MPISDQFTSIHQQSYEIDFFACSPSGHLKWVDLCKLIQSVSADHSVLGGISFWDLKEHNQAWVLSKFRIEKKAELPKWQDKITISTWIERLDGVRSIRNFEVYLGEQLIAIASSLWVIINTERRRPELIALPHEHFIKYTDKKVTQAAFAKLHKGAYHTIDQLRVKLSDLDMVKHVTNIKYLEWCIDAAFACQQAVDKIQVIDMHFLKETRINDTCEVQFLQENQQLHYQICVENVVHFYCLMEVE; the protein is encoded by the coding sequence ATGCCCATTTCTGACCAATTCACCTCTATTCACCAACAGTCCTATGAAATTGACTTCTTTGCATGCTCTCCTTCTGGACATCTGAAATGGGTGGATTTATGTAAACTCATTCAAAGCGTTTCGGCAGATCACTCGGTACTTGGCGGAATTAGTTTTTGGGATTTAAAAGAACACAACCAAGCGTGGGTACTCAGTAAATTTCGAATCGAAAAAAAAGCAGAACTTCCAAAATGGCAGGATAAGATTACCATTAGCACTTGGATTGAACGCTTGGATGGTGTACGCTCTATCCGAAATTTCGAAGTTTACCTTGGGGAGCAACTCATTGCAATTGCTTCTTCTCTATGGGTAATCATCAATACAGAACGCCGTAGACCTGAGCTCATTGCACTACCACACGAACACTTTATTAAATACACAGATAAAAAAGTAACTCAAGCAGCGTTTGCGAAACTACACAAAGGTGCCTATCATACAATTGACCAACTCCGCGTGAAGCTCTCGGATTTGGATATGGTGAAACACGTAACGAATATCAAATACCTTGAATGGTGTATTGATGCTGCCTTTGCCTGCCAACAAGCTGTGGATAAAATACAAGTAATTGACATGCATTTCTTAAAAGAAACCCGTATCAATGACACCTGTGAGGTTCAATTCTTACAAGAAAATCAACAACTACACTACCAAATTTGTGTAGAGAATGTGGTTCATTTCTACTGCTTGATGGAAGTGGAATAG
- the fahA gene encoding fumarylacetoacetase gives MMITANDPKRESWLEVQTQSDFPIQNIPFGVFITKDDIVTIGTRIGDYAIDLSALQMLGYLKGIELTDDVFLQDNLNDFISSGKKTWRAVRNRIADIFDKADPTLQNNAKHREAVIFKIEEVEMQLPVYIGDYTDFYSSKEHATNVGKMFRDPANALLPNWLHIPVGYHGRSSTVIPSGINVKRPMGQTLPKGESQPVFGPSKRIDFELETAFITTDANLFGESIPVDEAEDHIFGMVLLNDWSARDIQTWEYVPLGPFLSKNFATSISPWVITLDALEPFRVASPKQDPTPLPYLQQTGDKTFDINLEVYLQPENGKDTLICESNFKYLYWTMSQQLAHHTINGCKINAGDLMGSGTISGPTPNSFGSLLELTWAGTNPLTLEEGTTRTFIEDYDTITMKGYCQNDDIRIGFGEVRSMLLPDTATMK, from the coding sequence ATGATGATTACGGCAAATGATCCGAAAAGAGAATCCTGGTTAGAAGTTCAAACACAATCGGACTTCCCTATCCAAAATATTCCTTTTGGGGTTTTTATTACGAAAGATGATATTGTAACAATTGGAACTCGTATTGGCGATTATGCCATCGATTTAAGTGCTTTACAAATGTTAGGGTATTTAAAGGGAATCGAATTGACGGATGATGTCTTTTTACAGGATAATCTCAATGATTTTATCTCTAGCGGAAAGAAAACATGGCGTGCAGTTCGAAATAGAATCGCTGATATTTTCGACAAAGCAGATCCAACCTTACAAAACAACGCTAAACACCGAGAAGCGGTTATCTTTAAAATAGAGGAAGTAGAAATGCAATTACCGGTCTATATTGGTGATTATACCGATTTTTACTCGAGTAAAGAACACGCTACTAACGTGGGTAAAATGTTCCGAGATCCGGCCAATGCTTTATTGCCCAATTGGCTTCACATTCCGGTCGGCTATCACGGTAGAAGTTCGACGGTTATTCCATCTGGCATCAACGTCAAGCGCCCCATGGGGCAAACCTTGCCAAAAGGAGAATCTCAACCCGTATTTGGACCTTCAAAGCGCATTGACTTTGAATTAGAGACTGCCTTTATTACAACGGATGCCAACCTATTTGGTGAGAGTATTCCCGTTGATGAAGCAGAAGATCACATCTTTGGTATGGTTTTATTAAACGACTGGAGTGCTCGCGATATTCAAACATGGGAATATGTTCCACTAGGTCCCTTCCTATCTAAAAACTTCGCTACGTCTATCTCTCCTTGGGTGATTACCCTAGATGCACTAGAGCCTTTTAGAGTGGCTAGTCCTAAACAAGACCCTACACCTCTACCGTATTTACAACAAACAGGAGATAAAACCTTTGATATCAACTTAGAAGTATACCTACAACCAGAAAACGGAAAAGATACCTTGATTTGCGAATCCAACTTCAAGTATTTATACTGGACAATGAGTCAACAATTGGCCCATCACACCATCAATGGTTGTAAAATAAACGCGGGAGATTTAATGGGATCGGGAACAATCTCGGGTCCAACCCCAAATAGCTTTGGTTCTTTATTAGAACTAACGTGGGCGGGGACAAATCCATTAACCTTAGAAGAGGGCACTACACGTACCTTCATCGAAGATTACGATACGATTACCATGAAAGGATATTGTCAAAACGACGACATTCGCATCGGCTTCGGAGAAGTAAGAAGTATGCTACTACCGGATACAGCAACAATGAAATAA
- a CDS encoding 3-hydroxyacyl-CoA dehydrogenase family protein, with protein MKNIAVIGAGTMGNGIAHTFAQKGFKVLLIDISEQAIERGMNTISKNLDRMVAKGSITEADKKATIENIITYTEIKDGVVNADLVIEAATENVNLKLNIFRELSAVCSEDVILASNTSSISITQIASVVKNPERVIGMHFMNPVPIMKLVEIIRGYNTTDEVTKAIMELSLKLDKVPTEVNDYPGFVANRILMPMINEAIETLYNGVAGVEEIDTVMKLGMAHPMGPLQLADFIGLDVCLSILNVMYDGFKNPKYAPCPLLVNMVMAGKLGVKSGEGFYDYSASKKAEKVAKMFA; from the coding sequence ATGAAAAATATTGCTGTAATTGGCGCAGGAACAATGGGGAATGGAATTGCTCATACTTTCGCTCAAAAAGGCTTTAAAGTACTTTTAATCGATATCTCTGAACAAGCGATTGAAAGAGGGATGAATACGATTAGCAAAAATTTAGACCGAATGGTTGCGAAAGGTTCTATTACAGAAGCGGACAAAAAAGCAACCATCGAAAATATTATTACGTATACCGAAATTAAGGACGGTGTTGTAAACGCTGACTTAGTTATCGAAGCAGCTACTGAAAATGTAAATTTAAAATTAAACATCTTCAGAGAATTAAGTGCTGTTTGTAGCGAGGACGTTATTTTAGCCTCAAACACATCTTCAATTTCTATTACGCAAATTGCTTCCGTAGTAAAAAATCCAGAACGCGTAATTGGCATGCACTTTATGAACCCAGTGCCCATCATGAAATTAGTGGAAATCATCAGAGGATACAATACAACAGATGAAGTAACGAAAGCCATCATGGAATTGTCATTAAAATTGGATAAAGTTCCTACAGAAGTAAACGATTATCCTGGTTTCGTAGCAAACCGCATCTTAATGCCCATGATTAATGAAGCAATTGAAACGCTATACAATGGTGTTGCTGGTGTTGAAGAAATTGACACGGTAATGAAATTGGGAATGGCTCATCCAATGGGTCCTTTACAATTGGCTGACTTCATCGGTTTAGATGTTTGTTTGTCTATCTTAAACGTGATGTATGACGGTTTCAAAAATCCTAAATATGCCCCATGTCCCTTATTGGTAAATATGGTAATGGCTGGTAAATTAGGCGTAAAATCAGGCGAAGGATTTTACGATTATTCAGCAAGCAAAAAAGCAGAGAAAGTAGCAAAAATGTTTGCTTAA